Within Cellulophaga sp. L1A9, the genomic segment GATGAAATTGGACAAATAGCCTATTTTGATCTGCTGAAAATGAATGAAGGAAAAGATAAGCCTATTGAAATGATTGGCGTAGGAACACAAACCATTTCAGAAAAAATTTACAAGATATTTTCTGAAAATCCGACTATTTCAAAAGAGGAATTTGATAGTATCATTGACCCGATTGCAAAAAAAATATTTAGTGCTAAAGATATTAGAGCCGAAAGAGAAAAGCAATTTGGCGAAACATATATTGCGATAACAAATGCCGGACCTGTAGAAAACTGTTATCTCTATCTTGAAAAAAGGGAACTTAAAAGAGCGTTCGAAAAAGAATTCTAATACACATGATCTTTACCTAATACGGACCTAAAGGCTTAAAAAGTATGGTCTGCATATACCCAATTGGGTACAAGCAGATTTATCATAGGGCTTTAGAGAAGCTCCCATTTTTTTTTAATAGAACTTATAGTGGCAAACAATTACAAGTAAAAGACTCCGTTTTAAAATCATGAAACCCCATAAAATAGCCCTTTTAGATAACTACCAGCTCTATCAATTGCTACAAAACCAAGCCATTGATACCCGTACCCTAGCAGCACTCAAAAAAGAATATGCTTCGCGTAAATTATCGGGATATGAACAAGAGCGATTGGCACAAAAATATGCCGCTGTCCATACGGATGTTAATACGGCTTTAGAAAAAAAACCTTGGAGCCCTATTTTAACAGGCTTTGCCTATAACAAGCATTTTAGGTACATCGCCTTCTTAAAAGTGCATGGACGTAAACAAGAAGCTAAGCAACACCTACTAGAACTCTATCTAGGTCTTGCGCTCTACTTTTTAGGGTTTATTGCTTTCCTGTTACTCTTCCGCACGCTATAAAAGCAGAAAACTGTATCTTATGATGCGCTAAAGGACACCAAATTTTAACCCACATTATATGAATAACCTGTACCTACTACTCTTTGTTTTTATTTTATGTGCTCCTTTTAAGCTACGGTCTCAACACCAACCCAAAGACAATCCCATCTATACCGTTGCTGCTAAAAATGGCCTTACGGTTAGGAGTGAAGCTTCTATTCGTGGTGAAAAATTAGGAAAATTCCCTCCTGGAGAATATGTAGAATTGCTAGAAGATACGGGTACCTATTTGTCGCTTACAGATCATGGCGTAGCCGTAAACGGAAACTGGTTTAAAGTAAAAACGATGCGTAATGCTTGGGACAACAAACCCATCTTAACCGGTTATGTCTTTAGTGGGTATTTATTAAAAAATGAACACAAACCGTACAACCCTTCTGATGCGCTTACCACGGAAAAAACCACCTTAAAATTTGACAGTTTTGATCTTAGCTTTTATTTTTATGAAACGGAGAAGGGCTCTGAAACTTCTACTACCATAAAGAAAGATACCCTGTTTATGTATGAAGCGGTATTTAATGATTTAGGAGACCGGTTACTTTATATTGAACCGAAGGTAAACACCACTAAAATTGAATTGTTCTATACGTTTAAAGAATCGGTTTGGGAATATAATTTTGATGCATCAAAATCAAAAGAAAAATATGCTTGGGAGGGGTATGGCCCTTTTAAAGAACTACCACTCACAAGAAATATGGCCTTATTTCCTCAAATAGGGTATGATGAAGTTGAAACCTCTAGGCAGGTAAATTTAAAATTAAATGATACGCTGGTGCATTACCCAGGAGAAATGGGAGGCACTACAGCGACGATGAGCTACCAAGGAAGACCTTTAGTGCATTTTATTGCTGATGCTCTTTTAAAGATAGTATTACACCATAGCAATGGTACTACAGAAATTAAATACGTAAATATTACCTTGTCTTACGGTTGCTAAACCATTTACAAGAACAAGACATCGTTTTAAAGTCATGGATACCCCTAAAATTAATCGCTTAGACAACTACCATCTGTATCAATTACTACAAAACACTTTAATTGATGCCACTACCCTAGCGGCGCTAAAAAAAGAATATGTTTTGAATTTAAATTCTTGATTATTTTTTAAGACACTTTAACCTTGTTGTTGGTTACTAACGTTTCAGCGTCTATTTTTTGTAAGTATAAATGCTATTAAAACACCTGATATAGCACCAAAAAGATGACCTTCCCATGATATGTAACTTTCTAAAGATGGAAATATTCCCCAAATTAAACCCCAATAAACTAACGTAACAGCAATAGAGACGAGGATAGGTATGAATTTTTTTTCTAAAAAACCATTTACAATTAAAAATGCTACAAGACCATATATGAGGCCACTAGCCCCAATATGATTTCCGTTTCTTGCAAATATCCAAACAAGTATTCCGCCAACTATAATTGTAAATAAAACTACAGATGTTGCTTTTTTAGGGTAAAAATAATTTAGGGTTGTAAGTAATATAATTAGGGGTGCTGTATTTGAAATTAAATGCGAAATACCACCATGTAAAAAAGGCGATGTAATAATACCAATAAGTCCATTTACAGTACGGGGGACGATACCAAAATTAGCAATGGGTGTAAAAAGACTAATCCCATAAACGATGTAAATAAATAGAACAAATATGATACTGTTTTTAATCGGAATCATATATCAATACTTTTCCCGCAATGTGGGCAGTTACACTCTTTGCTTTTCTTTTTAGTTTGAATTCTGCTAATAAAGGCAGAACTAATGATACCTGTAGGAAGCGCAACAAAACCAATACCTATTAAGGCAATAACACCACTTAGTAATTTACCCAAACCTGTAACTGGGTAAACGTCTCCATAACCAACCGTAGTTAATGTAGCTATTGACCACCAAAAGGCATCTCCAATATTTGAAAATTGCTCTGGTTGATCATCATGCTCTATATAAAACATTAATGTAGATGATAAAATCATCAACACAAAAGTTACAAAAATTGTAATGGTTAGTTCGGCTTTTGTTTCTTTAAAAATGTATTGGATAGTTTTTAAAGAACTTGAATACCTGCCAAGTTTGAAAATTCTAAGTAATCTAAATAAACGAAGAATTCTAATAACCCTTAAATCAAAAGGAAAAATAAAGGGCAAGTAAAAAGGGAGAATAGCCAGTAAATCAATAATTCCGCTGGTAGAAAAGGCAAAATTAAGCCGTTCTCTTTTATCTTCTTTTGTTTTGTCAGAAACCCAAATTCGTATAAAATATTCAAGAGTAAAAACAATAACAGAAAACAGTTCAAAAAAATAAAAAGCGAGACTAAATTTAGTTCTCAGTTCATCATACGATTCAAGTATTAAAGCGAGTATGTTTAATACAATAAGCGCATAAATGAATTTGATGAAATACTGATTGTAATTAATAAAATCGCTTACTTTTTTTTTCATTTTATTCAAGTTTTTATGTAAAACATATTTTAAAAAAAAGTGTTTTACACTTCTTTATCCTCTATTTTATCAATAAACGATATTAGTTTTTCTTCGTTACAACTACTTAATTCAATATAACTTTTATTGCTTTCAGGAAAGGTGTGAACGGCTAAATGGCTTTCGGCTAGTAGCCAAAAACAAGTATATCCTTGCTCAGGAAAGTGGTGCTCATTAAAAAGAATAATGGTGAAACCAGCTTGCTTTAGCAATTTGCTGTATACTTTTTTTAACTCTTCGGGATCTGTACAAGTAGACCAAAAGTTATGGTTGTATATATTTGCTTCTGTATGTTTATAATTTGTATTCATATTTAGTATAAATCCCAATTACCATCTAAATAATACTGATATAAAACAGGGTTGTGTACTTTATTAACTTCAATACTATCATTTAATTTGAAAAAATCTTTACCAAATGATGTTATTAATTGCATAGCCTCATTATTTATCCAGTTTGTTTGAACATTTTTAAATTGAATATTTTGAATTTTCTGTTTTAATTGCTCAGAAGTTATCGTTGTGTTTTTTGTTCCAAGAACCCAACCCCATTCTCCCATAGAAATTACTTGGTTGTGTAATCTTACGGTTGTAAAACCTGCAGATTTTAATGTTTCATCAATACAACTAAAAGCTTTTGTTGCAAAATATGGACTGCCCGCTTGTGTAATAATTAAGCCATTAGGC encodes:
- a CDS encoding SH3 domain-containing protein, which codes for MNNLYLLLFVFILCAPFKLRSQHQPKDNPIYTVAAKNGLTVRSEASIRGEKLGKFPPGEYVELLEDTGTYLSLTDHGVAVNGNWFKVKTMRNAWDNKPILTGYVFSGYLLKNEHKPYNPSDALTTEKTTLKFDSFDLSFYFYETEKGSETSTTIKKDTLFMYEAVFNDLGDRLLYIEPKVNTTKIELFYTFKESVWEYNFDASKSKEKYAWEGYGPFKELPLTRNMALFPQIGYDEVETSRQVNLKLNDTLVHYPGEMGGTTATMSYQGRPLVHFIADALLKIVLHHSNGTTEIKYVNITLSYGC
- a CDS encoding rhomboid family intramembrane serine protease, which gives rise to MIPIKNSIIFVLFIYIVYGISLFTPIANFGIVPRTVNGLIGIITSPFLHGGISHLISNTAPLIILLTTLNYFYPKKATSVVLFTIIVGGILVWIFARNGNHIGASGLIYGLVAFLIVNGFLEKKFIPILVSIAVTLVYWGLIWGIFPSLESYISWEGHLFGAISGVLIAFILTKNRR
- a CDS encoding ion transporter, producing the protein MKKKVSDFINYNQYFIKFIYALIVLNILALILESYDELRTKFSLAFYFFELFSVIVFTLEYFIRIWVSDKTKEDKRERLNFAFSTSGIIDLLAILPFYLPFIFPFDLRVIRILRLFRLLRIFKLGRYSSSLKTIQYIFKETKAELTITIFVTFVLMILSSTLMFYIEHDDQPEQFSNIGDAFWWSIATLTTVGYGDVYPVTGLGKLLSGVIALIGIGFVALPTGIISSAFISRIQTKKKSKECNCPHCGKSIDI
- a CDS encoding S-adenosylmethionine decarboxylase family protein, giving the protein MNTNYKHTEANIYNHNFWSTCTDPEELKKVYSKLLKQAGFTIILFNEHHFPEQGYTCFWLLAESHLAVHTFPESNKSYIELSSCNEEKLISFIDKIEDKEV